The Nesterenkonia xinjiangensis genome contains a region encoding:
- the phoU gene encoding phosphate signaling complex protein PhoU — protein sequence MRKLFQEDLQNLGEQLIDISTLVSQAMQKAYRAFEAADVQLAEEVIAADQRIDSLQNDLDERAIDLLALQGPVASDLRTIVGALRMSTSLERMGDLARHIGQLVRLRYPDHVSPDHLKPVYAKMARHAQNVGEKVVVLLQTRDLALVEEIAAENAEIDALHASVFRLIAEEDWDASAATTADCTLASRYFERFGDHGVSVAKKVAYLVTGEWDVRTPAE from the coding sequence GTGCGCAAGCTCTTTCAGGAAGACCTCCAGAACCTCGGTGAGCAGCTGATCGACATCTCCACCCTGGTCTCGCAGGCCATGCAGAAGGCCTACCGCGCCTTCGAGGCCGCCGATGTGCAGCTGGCCGAGGAGGTGATCGCCGCCGACCAGCGGATCGACTCCCTGCAGAACGACCTCGACGAGCGCGCGATCGACCTGTTGGCGCTCCAGGGCCCGGTCGCCTCCGATCTGCGCACCATCGTGGGTGCCCTGCGGATGAGCACCTCGCTGGAACGCATGGGAGACCTCGCCCGACACATCGGTCAGCTGGTGCGGCTGCGCTACCCGGACCATGTCTCTCCCGACCATCTGAAGCCGGTCTACGCGAAGATGGCCCGGCACGCGCAGAACGTGGGTGAGAAGGTGGTGGTGCTGCTGCAGACCCGTGACCTCGCCCTGGTGGAGGAGATCGCCGCGGAGAACGCAGAGATCGACGCGTTGCACGCTTCGGTGTTCCGGCTGATCGCCGAGGAGGACTGGGACGCCTCGGCCGCGACCACCGCCGACTGCACTCTGGCCAGCCGGTACTTCGAGCGCTTCGGCGACCACGGGGTCTCCGTGGCCAAGAAGGTCGCCTACCTGGTCACCGGGGAGTGGGACGTCAGGACCCCCGCCGAGTGA
- the mgtE gene encoding magnesium transporter, whose protein sequence is MSVSEKLDELAEMVRHERLRDLREALDDLPVGEIVDFLERLGVQDRAVAFRLLAKDQAVEVFDLLDQALQHEIIEGLKDVDVALYFDSLDPDDRVRLMDEMPASVARKMMRHLDPRERSLTNIVLGYPSGTIGRQMSPEFVALPEHWTVGQAMEKIRRAGDEAETLYTLPVVDRQRLLKGVVSLRDLVSADAEAAIDSLLTEVDSVDADHDAEDAARLCADRKHLAMPVTDKEHRVVGIFTVDDALDILERAESEDAARHGGAEPLHRPYLSTPVLTIMRSRIIWLLVLAIGATLTVQVLDVFEETLEAVVVLALFVPLLIGTGGNTGNQAATTVTRAMALGDVTTRDVFKVFWREVRVGLTLGSVLGVLGFLLVSWRWEWHVGAVIGLTLLAICTLAASAGGLMPILGKKLGADPAVFANPFISTFVDATGLIIYFVIARAVLGI, encoded by the coding sequence ATGTCAGTGTCAGAGAAACTGGACGAGCTCGCAGAAATGGTCCGTCATGAACGGCTGCGAGATCTGCGCGAGGCGCTGGATGACCTTCCGGTCGGCGAGATCGTCGACTTCCTGGAGCGCCTCGGGGTGCAGGACCGTGCCGTGGCCTTCCGTCTGCTGGCCAAGGACCAGGCGGTCGAAGTCTTCGACCTGCTGGACCAGGCCCTGCAGCACGAGATCATCGAAGGTCTGAAGGATGTCGACGTCGCCCTGTACTTCGACTCCCTGGACCCAGACGACCGTGTCCGGCTGATGGACGAGATGCCGGCTTCGGTGGCGCGCAAGATGATGCGTCACCTGGATCCGCGCGAGCGCAGCCTGACCAACATCGTGCTGGGGTACCCCTCCGGCACGATCGGCCGTCAGATGAGCCCCGAGTTCGTCGCTCTGCCGGAGCACTGGACGGTGGGGCAGGCCATGGAGAAGATCCGCCGCGCCGGGGACGAGGCCGAGACCCTCTACACCCTGCCGGTGGTGGATCGGCAGCGGCTGCTCAAGGGCGTGGTCTCGCTGCGTGACCTGGTCTCGGCGGACGCCGAGGCCGCCATCGACTCGCTGCTGACCGAGGTCGACTCCGTGGACGCCGACCACGACGCCGAGGACGCGGCGCGCCTGTGCGCCGACCGGAAGCATCTGGCGATGCCGGTCACGGACAAGGAGCACCGTGTGGTCGGCATCTTCACGGTCGACGACGCCCTGGACATCTTGGAGCGGGCGGAGTCGGAGGATGCGGCCCGTCACGGTGGTGCCGAGCCGCTGCACCGCCCCTACCTGTCCACGCCGGTGCTGACGATCATGCGCTCCCGCATCATCTGGCTGCTGGTCCTGGCCATCGGCGCGACGCTGACCGTGCAGGTCCTCGACGTCTTCGAGGAGACCCTCGAAGCCGTGGTGGTCCTGGCGCTGTTCGTGCCGCTGCTCATCGGCACCGGAGGCAACACCGGCAACCAGGCGGCCACCACCGTCACCCGTGCCATGGCCCTGGGCGATGTCACCACCCGGGATGTGTTCAAGGTGTTCTGGCGAGAGGTCCGGGTCGGGCTGACGCTGGGCTCGGTGCTTGGGGTCCTCGGATTCCTGCTGGTCAGCTGGCGCTGGGAGTGGCACGTGGGTGCGGTCATCGGACTCACGCTGCTGGCCATATGCACTCTGGCGGCCTCTGCCGGTGGGCTGATGCCGATTCTTGGCAAGAAGCTCGGTGCGGATCCGGCAGTGTTCGCGAATCCGTTCATCTCCACCTTCGTGGACGCGACCGGACTGATCATCTACTTCGTCATCGCCCGGGCCGTGCTGGGGATATGA
- a CDS encoding NADP-dependent isocitrate dehydrogenase has protein sequence MAKIIYTHTDEAPMLATYSFKPIVEAFASTAGVEVETRDISLAGRIISQFPDHLDEEQRESDALAELGELAKTPEANIIKLPNISASVPQLKAAVAELQSQGYALPDYPESPSTEEEKEIRARYDRVKGSAVNPVLREGNSDRRAPESVKAYVRANPHRMGAWTPESKTNVATMGRDDFASNEKSVVLESEDTCRIQLVTESGETVVLLEELPVQAGEVLDATVMRAAALDEFLAAQVARAKEEGVLFSAHLKATMMKVSDPIIFGHIVKAYFPELFAAYGDELAEAGLSANDGLASILSGVEDLAAEVADGVKAEIEKALAEGPRLAMVDSDRGITNLHVPSDVIVDASMPAMIRNGGHMWGPKGEEDDTLAVIPDSSYAGVYQAAIDDCRTHGTLDPATMGTVPNVGLMAQKAEEYGSHDKTFEISQPGTVQVLDAAGAVLLEHQVEAGDIWRACQTKDAPIQDWVKLAVSRARETGAPAVFWLDAERAHDANLITKVEAYLADHDTEGLDIRIMNPVEATTLSLERIRRGEDTISVTGNVLRDYLTDLFPILELGTSAKMLSIVPLMAGGGLFETGAGGSAPKHVQQLVQQNYLRWDSLGEFFALVPSLEKYAEQADAPRAKVLASALDRATATFLMENRSPGRKLGTIDNRGSHFYLAQYWAKELAEQTEDAGLAQVFGPVAEQLVAQEESILAELNGVQGQSVELDGYYRPDDAKAAVALRPSATLNGIVDGIKG, from the coding sequence ATGGCCAAGATCATCTACACCCACACCGACGAAGCGCCGATGCTGGCGACCTATTCGTTCAAACCCATCGTGGAGGCCTTCGCCTCGACCGCAGGGGTGGAGGTGGAGACCCGGGACATCTCGCTCGCCGGCCGCATCATCTCCCAGTTCCCCGACCACCTCGACGAGGAGCAGCGCGAATCCGATGCGCTGGCCGAGCTGGGTGAGCTGGCCAAGACCCCTGAGGCCAACATCATCAAGCTTCCCAACATCTCCGCCTCGGTGCCGCAGCTGAAGGCGGCCGTCGCGGAGCTGCAGTCCCAGGGCTACGCCCTGCCGGACTACCCGGAGTCCCCCTCCACCGAGGAGGAGAAGGAGATCCGCGCCCGCTACGACCGGGTGAAGGGCTCCGCGGTGAACCCGGTGCTGCGTGAAGGAAACTCCGATCGTCGTGCTCCGGAGTCGGTGAAGGCCTATGTGCGGGCCAACCCGCACCGCATGGGCGCATGGACCCCGGAGTCGAAGACCAACGTGGCCACCATGGGGCGGGATGACTTCGCCTCCAACGAGAAGTCCGTGGTGCTGGAGTCCGAGGACACCTGCAGGATCCAGCTGGTCACCGAGTCCGGTGAGACCGTGGTGCTCCTGGAGGAGCTGCCTGTCCAGGCCGGCGAGGTCCTCGACGCCACCGTGATGCGCGCGGCCGCGCTGGACGAGTTCCTGGCCGCCCAGGTGGCCCGGGCCAAGGAGGAGGGCGTGCTGTTCTCCGCCCACCTGAAGGCCACCATGATGAAGGTCTCCGACCCGATCATCTTCGGCCACATCGTCAAGGCCTACTTCCCGGAGCTGTTCGCCGCCTACGGTGACGAGCTGGCCGAGGCCGGCCTGTCCGCCAACGACGGCCTGGCCTCCATCCTCTCCGGCGTCGAGGACCTCGCTGCGGAGGTCGCAGACGGGGTGAAGGCCGAGATCGAGAAGGCGCTGGCTGAGGGTCCGCGTCTGGCGATGGTCGATTCGGACCGGGGCATCACCAACCTGCACGTGCCCTCGGATGTCATCGTCGACGCCTCGATGCCGGCGATGATCCGCAACGGCGGCCACATGTGGGGCCCGAAGGGCGAGGAGGACGACACCCTCGCGGTCATCCCGGACTCCTCCTACGCGGGGGTGTACCAGGCGGCGATCGACGACTGCCGCACCCACGGCACCCTGGACCCCGCCACCATGGGCACGGTGCCGAACGTCGGCCTGATGGCGCAGAAGGCCGAGGAGTACGGCTCCCACGACAAGACCTTCGAGATCTCTCAGCCGGGCACCGTCCAGGTGCTCGACGCCGCCGGGGCGGTGCTTCTGGAGCACCAGGTCGAGGCCGGTGACATCTGGCGCGCCTGCCAGACCAAGGACGCCCCGATCCAGGACTGGGTCAAGCTGGCGGTCTCCCGCGCCCGTGAGACCGGCGCGCCCGCGGTGTTCTGGCTGGACGCCGAGCGCGCCCACGATGCCAACCTGATCACCAAGGTGGAGGCCTACCTGGCTGACCACGACACCGAGGGCCTGGACATCCGCATCATGAACCCGGTGGAGGCCACCACGCTCTCCCTGGAGCGCATCCGCCGCGGAGAGGACACCATCTCGGTGACCGGAAACGTGCTGCGGGACTACCTGACCGATCTGTTCCCGATCCTCGAGCTGGGCACCTCTGCGAAGATGCTCTCCATCGTCCCGCTGATGGCAGGCGGCGGTCTCTTCGAGACCGGTGCCGGCGGCTCAGCGCCCAAGCACGTCCAGCAGCTGGTCCAGCAGAACTACCTGCGCTGGGACTCCCTGGGTGAGTTCTTCGCCCTGGTCCCCTCGCTGGAGAAGTACGCCGAGCAGGCGGACGCCCCGCGGGCGAAGGTGCTGGCATCTGCCCTGGACCGTGCCACGGCGACCTTCCTGATGGAGAACCGCTCCCCGGGGCGGAAGCTGGGCACCATCGACAACCGCGGCTCGCACTTCTACCTGGCCCAGTACTGGGCCAAGGAGCTGGCCGAGCAGACGGAGGACGCCGGCCTGGCGCAGGTCTTCGGGCCGGTGGCCGAGCAGCTCGTGGCGCAGGAGGAGTCCATCCTCGCCGAGCTCAACGGTGTGCAGGGCCAATCGGTGGAGCTGGACGGCTACTACCGCCCCGACGACGCGAAGGCCGCTGTGGCGCTGCGCCCCTCGGCCACGCTGAACGGCATCGTCGACGGGATCAAGGGCTGA
- a CDS encoding gamma carbonic anhydrase family protein, with protein MAHILTVKGRTPSIGAGVFLAPTAAITGDVLMEPDSSAFYGVSVRGDSARITVGAGTNLQDNVVLHADEGFPCTLGAGVSVGHGAVVHGSTVGADSLIGMGATLLNGAVIGEQSLVAAGALVLEGTVIPPRSLVAGVPAKVRRELTDEEVSGLAKNAEIYLGLKDAHSHAEPA; from the coding sequence ATGGCACATATCCTCACCGTGAAGGGCAGGACGCCCTCCATCGGGGCCGGCGTCTTCCTCGCCCCGACCGCGGCGATCACCGGCGACGTCCTCATGGAACCTGACTCCTCGGCCTTCTACGGCGTGTCGGTGCGCGGTGACTCCGCCCGGATCACCGTCGGCGCCGGCACCAACCTGCAGGACAACGTGGTCCTCCACGCCGACGAGGGCTTCCCCTGCACTCTGGGCGCGGGCGTCTCAGTGGGCCACGGCGCCGTGGTGCACGGCTCCACGGTCGGCGCCGACAGCCTGATCGGCATGGGGGCGACGCTGCTGAACGGAGCCGTCATCGGGGAGCAGAGCCTGGTGGCCGCAGGAGCCCTCGTGCTGGAGGGGACGGTGATCCCTCCGCGTTCTCTGGTCGCCGGCGTCCCGGCCAAGGTGCGCCGCGAGCTCACCGACGAGGAGGTCTCCGGCCTGGCGAAGAACGCGGAGATCTACCTGGGTCTGAAGGACGCCCACAGCCACGCCGAGCCGGCCTGA
- a CDS encoding TIGR03885 family FMN-dependent LLM class oxidoreductase, whose translation MSTSAPARSAGDEGVPRLGFHASQEQIAPSQLLRDVQLAEQVGFDGAMSSDHFMPWSARQGHSGFTLSWLGAALASTEYPIGAVNAPGQRYHPAVVAQAYATLGEMFPGRVWTALGAGQAMNEHITGDRWPDLETRRRRLEECVDVIRRLHRGERVTHEGLVSVDDAVLYDLPERPVPLYAACITPESARRAAAWAEGMITLNQPGHAERDVLAAYREAGGSGPVMLQVHLSWAPTRGQAEEIAHDQWRTNVFGPPLDQDMPTAEHFDSAAEEVSLHRVLDAVRTSDSPQAHVEHLAEDLEAGFEALYLHHVGQEQRPWLEVAGEHVLPALRTR comes from the coding sequence ATGAGCACCTCCGCTCCCGCCCGCTCCGCCGGGGACGAGGGCGTCCCCCGCCTGGGCTTCCATGCCTCTCAGGAGCAGATCGCTCCCTCCCAGCTGCTGCGTGACGTGCAGCTGGCCGAACAGGTCGGCTTCGACGGCGCCATGAGCTCGGATCACTTCATGCCATGGTCGGCACGGCAGGGCCACTCCGGCTTCACGCTGTCCTGGCTGGGCGCCGCGCTGGCCTCCACCGAGTATCCGATCGGCGCGGTCAACGCCCCCGGCCAGCGGTACCATCCCGCCGTCGTCGCCCAGGCCTACGCCACCCTGGGGGAGATGTTCCCCGGACGGGTGTGGACGGCGCTGGGCGCCGGCCAGGCGATGAACGAGCACATCACCGGGGATCGCTGGCCGGATCTGGAGACCCGCCGACGTCGGCTGGAGGAGTGCGTGGACGTCATCAGACGCCTGCACCGCGGTGAACGGGTCACCCACGAAGGCCTGGTGAGCGTGGACGACGCCGTCCTCTACGACCTGCCCGAGCGCCCGGTCCCGCTCTACGCCGCCTGCATCACCCCGGAGTCCGCCCGACGTGCCGCCGCGTGGGCGGAGGGCATGATCACGCTCAATCAGCCGGGACACGCCGAACGGGACGTGCTGGCGGCCTACCGTGAGGCCGGCGGCTCCGGCCCGGTGATGCTGCAGGTCCACCTCTCCTGGGCTCCCACCCGGGGGCAGGCCGAGGAGATCGCCCACGATCAGTGGCGGACCAATGTCTTCGGCCCGCCGCTGGACCAGGACATGCCCACTGCGGAGCATTTCGACAGCGCCGCTGAGGAGGTCTCGCTGCACCGGGTGCTGGACGCGGTGCGGACCTCTGACTCGCCGCAGGCGCACGTCGAGCATCTCGCCGAAGACCTCGAGGCCGGCTTCGAGGCGCTCTATCTGCATCATGTGGGCCAGGAGCAGCGGCCCTGGCTCGAGGTCGCCGGCGAACACGTCTTGCCGGCACTGCGGACCCGCTGA
- a CDS encoding NAD(P)-dependent oxidoreductase, whose product MTSRIHILPEGEQELVSGLEAQGADVVGADERPTGVVVTGMFKSFNLEEVLEQNPQVEWVQLPSAGIEKYGQILRRFPERLWTSAKGSYAAPVGEHGLLLTLAALRGLKARAKATSWGDEGGISLNGLRCVVLGAGGVAAEMVRLYKAFDTHVTVVRRTETPLEGADRTVSQDRLEEALEGADVLALAAAVTPATEKMIGAEQLALLADGAVVSNVGRGRLIDHDALVDALRSGKLRGAGLDVTEPEPLPEGHPLWELENCLITPHTADTKAMVVPLLRERILENHRRLRDGEPPVGVVDPAQGY is encoded by the coding sequence GTGACATCACGCATCCACATCCTTCCCGAGGGGGAGCAGGAGCTCGTCTCCGGACTGGAGGCTCAGGGCGCCGACGTCGTCGGGGCGGACGAGCGCCCCACCGGCGTCGTGGTGACCGGCATGTTCAAGAGCTTCAACCTCGAGGAGGTCCTCGAGCAGAACCCCCAGGTCGAGTGGGTGCAGCTCCCCAGCGCCGGGATCGAGAAGTACGGGCAGATCCTTCGCCGCTTCCCGGAACGACTCTGGACCTCGGCCAAGGGCTCCTATGCCGCGCCGGTCGGTGAGCATGGACTCCTGCTGACCCTGGCGGCGCTGCGTGGGCTGAAGGCCCGGGCGAAGGCGACCAGCTGGGGCGACGAAGGCGGCATCTCGCTGAACGGGCTGCGCTGCGTGGTCCTCGGAGCCGGGGGAGTGGCCGCCGAGATGGTGCGCCTCTACAAGGCCTTCGACACTCATGTCACCGTGGTTCGCCGCACCGAGACCCCCCTCGAGGGAGCGGATCGGACCGTGTCCCAGGACCGACTGGAGGAGGCGCTCGAGGGCGCCGACGTCCTCGCCCTGGCCGCCGCGGTCACTCCGGCCACGGAGAAGATGATCGGCGCCGAGCAGCTGGCACTGCTGGCGGACGGCGCAGTGGTCTCGAACGTCGGGCGCGGCAGGCTGATCGATCATGACGCCCTGGTGGATGCGCTGCGCAGCGGCAAGCTCCGCGGTGCCGGGCTCGACGTCACCGAGCCGGAGCCGCTTCCCGAGGGGCACCCCCTCTGGGAGCTGGAGAACTGCCTGATCACCCCTCACACTGCTGACACCAAGGCGATGGTGGTCCCGCTGCTGCGTGAGCGCATCCTGGAGAACCACCGCCGCCTGCGCGACGGCGAGCCGCCGGTCGGCGTCGTCGACCCGGCCCAGGGGTACTGA
- a CDS encoding response regulator — MTRILIVEDEASFSEALSYTLEKEGYEVSVADDGLRAVELFDKEGADLVLLDLMLPGQPGTEVCRQIRQRSNVPVIMLTAKDSEIDKVVGLELGADDYVTKPYSSRELLARVRAVLRRHVDTEIDDTATVAAGPVRMDVERHHVEVGGETVSLPLKEFELLEMLLRNSGRVLTRGQLIDRVWGSDYVGDTKTLDVHVKRLRAKIEPDPSQPQHLITVRGLGYKFEE; from the coding sequence GTGACCAGGATTCTCATCGTCGAAGACGAGGCTTCATTCTCCGAGGCCCTGTCGTACACCCTGGAGAAGGAGGGATATGAGGTCTCCGTCGCCGACGACGGCCTCCGTGCTGTGGAGCTCTTCGACAAGGAGGGGGCCGATCTGGTCCTGCTGGACCTGATGCTGCCCGGACAGCCGGGCACGGAGGTGTGCCGGCAGATCCGGCAGCGCTCCAATGTGCCGGTGATCATGCTCACCGCCAAGGACTCGGAGATCGACAAGGTCGTGGGCCTGGAGCTCGGGGCCGATGACTATGTCACCAAGCCCTATTCCTCCCGGGAGCTGCTGGCACGGGTCCGAGCGGTGCTGCGCCGTCATGTGGACACCGAGATCGACGACACCGCCACGGTGGCCGCCGGCCCGGTGCGCATGGACGTGGAGCGGCATCATGTGGAGGTGGGCGGGGAGACGGTGAGCCTGCCGCTGAAGGAGTTCGAGCTGCTGGAGATGCTGCTGCGCAACTCCGGGCGGGTGCTGACCCGCGGTCAGCTCATCGATCGCGTGTGGGGCTCCGACTATGTGGGGGACACCAAGACCCTTGATGTGCACGTGAAGCGCCTGCGCGCGAAGATCGAGCCGGACCCCTCCCAGCCGCAGCACCTGATCACGGTGCGCGGCCTGGGCTACAAGTTCGAGGAGTGA
- the purH gene encoding bifunctional phosphoribosylaminoimidazolecarboxamide formyltransferase/IMP cyclohydrolase, translated as MSNVHNTSPTPEETPSATERQPIRRALVSVYDKTGLTELAQGLHAAGVELVSTGSTAKRIADAGVPVTEVSEVTGFAECLDGRVKTLHPRVHAGILADRRREDHRAQLEELEIAPFDLVVVNLYPFAETVASGASEDEIVEQIDIGGPSMVRAAAKNHASVAVVVDPLRYAEVVSAADQGGFSLPTRKRLAALAFAHTAAYDTAVARWTSQQFDDDFDAASVPAPPLSRDDKPLQFPPYAGLALERITGLRYGENSHQPAALYGETHAAPGLAQAETLHGKAMSYNNYVDADAAVRTAYDFDAPAVAIIKHANPCGVAVGESVAEAHRRAHACDPLSAFGGVIAANRTVTAEMAATVSEIFTEVVVAPGFEDEALQILTRKKNIRLLRLPAGHRRDRVEYKQISGGMLLQASDALQAEGDSAGRWKLASGESADDDTLADLEFAWRAVRSVKSNAILLARQGATVGIGMGQVNRLDSCRLAVQRANTLAGDGVDRARGAVAASDAFFPFADGLQTLIAAGVRAVVQPGGSQRDQEVVDAAEEAGLTMYLTGARHFFH; from the coding sequence GTGTCGAACGTGCACAACACCAGTCCCACCCCGGAGGAGACCCCCTCCGCCACGGAGCGGCAGCCCATCCGGCGCGCCCTGGTCTCGGTCTATGACAAGACCGGCCTGACCGAGCTCGCCCAGGGGCTCCATGCCGCGGGTGTCGAGCTGGTCTCCACCGGCTCCACTGCGAAGCGGATCGCCGACGCCGGCGTGCCGGTCACCGAGGTCTCCGAGGTCACCGGCTTCGCCGAGTGTCTGGATGGACGGGTGAAGACCCTGCATCCGCGGGTGCATGCCGGGATCCTGGCCGATCGCCGTCGTGAGGATCACCGCGCCCAGCTCGAGGAGCTGGAGATCGCGCCCTTCGACCTGGTGGTGGTCAACCTGTACCCGTTCGCCGAGACGGTCGCCTCCGGCGCCTCGGAGGACGAGATCGTCGAGCAGATCGACATCGGCGGCCCCTCGATGGTGCGCGCGGCGGCGAAGAACCATGCCTCGGTGGCGGTGGTGGTGGATCCGCTGCGCTATGCCGAGGTGGTCTCCGCCGCTGATCAGGGCGGTTTCAGCCTGCCCACCCGGAAACGCCTGGCCGCCCTGGCCTTCGCGCACACGGCCGCCTACGACACCGCGGTCGCCCGGTGGACCTCCCAGCAGTTCGACGACGACTTCGACGCCGCCTCGGTGCCGGCTCCGCCGCTGTCCCGTGACGACAAGCCGCTGCAGTTCCCGCCCTACGCGGGCCTGGCCCTGGAGCGGATCACCGGGCTGCGCTACGGGGAGAACTCGCACCAGCCGGCCGCGCTGTACGGGGAGACCCACGCCGCCCCGGGCCTCGCCCAGGCGGAGACCCTCCACGGCAAGGCGATGAGCTACAACAACTATGTCGACGCCGACGCGGCGGTCCGCACCGCCTATGACTTCGACGCCCCTGCGGTGGCGATCATCAAGCACGCCAACCCGTGCGGGGTGGCCGTGGGCGAGTCGGTGGCCGAGGCGCACCGCCGGGCCCACGCCTGCGATCCGCTCTCGGCCTTCGGCGGGGTCATCGCGGCGAACCGCACGGTCACCGCGGAGATGGCCGCCACCGTCTCGGAGATCTTCACCGAAGTGGTCGTCGCCCCAGGTTTTGAGGACGAGGCGCTGCAGATCCTCACCCGGAAGAAGAACATCCGTCTGCTCCGGCTGCCCGCAGGGCATCGCCGTGACCGGGTGGAGTACAAGCAGATCTCCGGCGGCATGCTGCTGCAGGCCTCGGACGCCCTGCAGGCGGAGGGCGACTCCGCCGGCCGGTGGAAGCTGGCCTCCGGTGAGTCCGCCGATGACGACACCCTGGCTGATCTGGAGTTCGCCTGGCGAGCCGTCCGCTCGGTGAAGTCCAATGCCATCCTGCTGGCCCGCCAGGGGGCGACGGTGGGCATCGGCATGGGTCAGGTCAACCGCCTGGACTCCTGCCGGCTGGCCGTGCAGCGCGCCAACACGCTGGCGGGTGACGGCGTGGACCGGGCCCGTGGCGCGGTGGCCGCCTCCGACGCCTTCTTCCCCTTCGCTGACGGGCTGCAGACCCTCATCGCCGCCGGCGTGCGCGCCGTGGTGCAGCCGGGTGGATCCCAGCGTGACCAGGAGGTCGTCGACGCGGCGGAGGAGGCCGGTCTGACGATGTACCTCACCGGGGCGCGACATTTCTTCCACTGA
- a CDS encoding sensor histidine kinase produces the protein MDSLLIAIVSGLVGLLLGVAGMHAFRVSELQRAAGIDVDEPTMPAGATEVLASLGLAYIVVDTVDGVVRANPAAYAFGLVRGHTVVHQELLALTARVRADGVIIDQDRELPRGLQGESSIVVHLRVAPLGDEYILVLAEDRTEFSRTEAVRNDFVANVSHELKTPVGAISLLTETIEDAADDEVAIRRFAQRLQLESVRLAALVQDIIELSRVQGKNVVHAGLPVDLDEVISEAVDRSRLPAEAKDITIRVGGSLPRWVHGDHDQLTMAFRNLIDNAVRYSPEGTRVGVGLSSRDGIAQVTITDQGIGISPEDQERIFERFYRVDAARSRQTGGTGLGLSIVKHVITNHGGEVSLWSQQGKGSTFTVRIPELEEGQEPGEPEDGAPADDVGPRSDHVQSDRARAGEGGTE, from the coding sequence GTGGATTCCCTGCTCATCGCCATCGTCTCCGGTCTGGTCGGCCTGCTCCTCGGCGTGGCCGGGATGCACGCGTTCCGGGTGAGCGAGCTGCAGCGCGCGGCCGGGATCGACGTGGACGAGCCGACCATGCCCGCCGGAGCCACCGAGGTCCTGGCCTCGCTGGGACTGGCCTACATCGTCGTCGACACCGTCGACGGCGTGGTGCGCGCCAATCCGGCCGCCTACGCCTTCGGGCTGGTGCGCGGCCACACGGTGGTGCACCAGGAGCTGCTGGCGCTCACGGCACGGGTGCGTGCCGACGGAGTCATCATCGACCAGGACCGCGAGCTGCCGCGTGGACTGCAGGGCGAGTCGAGCATCGTCGTCCACCTGAGGGTGGCTCCGCTGGGGGACGAGTACATCCTGGTCCTCGCCGAGGACCGCACCGAGTTCTCCCGGACGGAGGCGGTCCGCAACGACTTCGTCGCCAACGTCTCGCACGAGCTGAAGACCCCGGTGGGGGCGATCTCGCTGCTGACCGAGACCATCGAGGACGCCGCCGACGACGAGGTCGCGATCCGGCGCTTCGCCCAGCGGCTGCAGCTGGAGTCCGTCCGGCTCGCCGCGCTGGTCCAGGACATCATCGAGCTCTCCCGCGTGCAGGGGAAGAACGTCGTCCATGCCGGCCTGCCGGTGGACCTCGACGAGGTCATCTCCGAGGCGGTGGACCGCTCCAGGCTCCCGGCCGAGGCCAAGGACATCACCATCAGGGTCGGCGGCTCACTGCCGCGCTGGGTGCATGGGGATCATGACCAGCTCACCATGGCCTTCCGCAACCTCATCGACAACGCGGTGCGATACTCGCCGGAGGGGACCCGGGTCGGGGTCGGGCTCTCCTCCCGCGACGGCATCGCTCAGGTGACCATCACCGATCAGGGCATCGGTATCTCCCCGGAGGACCAGGAGCGCATCTTCGAACGGTTCTACCGGGTGGACGCCGCCCGCTCGCGCCAGACCGGGGGTACCGGTCTGGGGCTGAGCATCGTCAAGCACGTCATCACCAATCACGGGGGCGAGGTCTCCCTCTGGTCCCAGCAGGGCAAGGGGTCCACGTTCACCGTGCGCATCCCGGAGCTCGAGGAGGGCCAGGAGCCCGGTGAGCCGGAGGACGGCGCACCGGCCGACGACGTCGGCCCCCGATCAGACCATGTGCAGTCCGACCGTGCTCGCGCCGGTGAAGGAGGAACAGAGTGA